ACTACGACGCCTTTATCGATGAATTTGTCAGTGCGGTGCAGGAACTCTTTCCGAAATGCTGTATCCAGTGGGAGGACTTTGCGAATTTTAATGCTTACCCGATCCTTAACCGGTACCGTGACAAGATCTGTACCTATAATGATGACATCCAAGGCACAGCCGCCGTCGCACTGGCAGGCATCTACGGGGCCACCCGGATTTCTAAGGAAAAACTCAGCGACCAGCGGATCCTTTTCCTCGGGGGTGGGGCGGCAGCTACCGGCATCGCCGAGCTCATCAGCGAGGCCATGGCCCTCGAAGGTTTATCCATGGACGAGGCGCGCAAACGTAATTGGCTCTTTGACGTCCACGGGCTCATCACAAAAGATCGTACCGACCTCACGGATTTCCAGAAACCTTTCTCCCATGACCATCCGGCGATTACGAATTTCGTAGCGGCCATCGAAGCGATCAAACCCACCACCATCATCGGGGTGAGTACCGTGCCGAAACTCTTTAACCAAGCGGTCATTGAGGCCATGAGCCGGATCAATGCGCGCCCGATTATCTTCCCGTACTCGAACCCCACCTCGCGCTCGGAATGCACTGCGGAAGAAGCCTACTCATGGTCCAAAGGCCAGGCTATCTTCGCCAGCGGGAGCCCCTTTGACCCGGTCCAATACGGTGGCAAGACCTTTATCCCCGGCCAAGGGAATAACGTTTATATATTCCCGGCTATCGGCCTGGCCGTGCTAGCCACCGAGAGCAAACGCGTGACACAAAAAATGTTCATCCGCGCCGCCCAAGCCGTGGCCGAGCAAGTCAGCGAGGAGCAGCTTGCTTCCGGTCTGATCTATCCCCACCAGAGTCATATTTTCGAGGCCTCCCTCCACGCCGCGGTGCGTGTGGCCGAGCTGATCTACGACAGTGACCTCGCCGGGGTCCCGCGCCCCAAAGATGTTTCGGCCCAAGTGCGCAGTTACGCTTATTCACCCGTTTACCCCTCATACGTATAAGGAATATCCCTCCTATGACCACACCTCAGACCACTACCCTCGGCGCCTACCTGGCCACTCGCCTCTCACAGGCGGGAATGAAAGATTTCTTCGGAGTCCCCGGAGACTTTAATCTCGTCCTGCTCGATGAATTACTCAAAGAGCCGGACTTGCGCATGATCGGTTGTTGTAATGAACTCAACGCCGGTTACGCAGCCGATGGATACGCCCGGGTCAGGGGATTATCCATGGTCGTCGTCACTTACATGGTCGGTGGACTCAGCGTCATGAATGCCACCGCGGGCTCATACTCCGACGACTTGCCCGTGCTCGTCGTCTCCGGCGGGCCAAATACAAATGATGCCCCCGCGCACCATTTGCTCCACCACACCATCGGTGAGTACGAGCTCTATCAGGCATCAAAATGTTTCGAGCCAGTCGTGCGGAAAACCTTTGTCATCCGCCATCTCGATGACGCGACCCGGATGATCGACGAGGCCATCACCCTCTGTCTCAGGGATAAAAAACCGGTTTACCTAGAGATCCCTTGTAATATCGCTAATGCCAAAGTCCCTGCCCCCGGCCCACTGGTTTTCCCGCCGTCCGCGGTGACCACTGACCCGGCTTCTTTACAAGCAGCCGTAGATGCCGCCGTCAGTCATTTAGAAAACACGGTCAAACCCGTCCTCATCGCAGGGGTCAAGCTCGCCTCTCAGGAAGCGATGACTTCCTTCGCCAAACTCGCCGATGCCTTAGCCTGTGCGGTAGCGGTCATGCCAAATGCCAAAGGGCTTTTCCCTGAGAGCCACAGCGGATTTATCGGCACCTACTGGGGCGAGGTCAGCAGCCCCGATTGTGCGGAAGTCGTCGAGTCCAGTGATTGCCAGATATTTGCAGGACCGATCTTTAATGACTACACCACGACAGGATGGACCACGCTGATTAACCACAAGAAATCCATCCAGATCGGACCGGATTTTGTCATCGTGGCCGGAGCCCCCTTCCATAACGTGCGGCTCAATGATTTCCTCGCGGCCCTTGCCAGCCGCACCCCGAAAAAGGAGGCATCACTCCAGGCTTACACCCGATTACACGAGGCTCCACCCGCGACGACGCTCGCCGCCACAGATGCCCCGCTTTCCTTGCGTGAGCTCCGTCATCACGTGCAGGATTTAATCAATGGAGACTCCCATCTGGTCATCGAAACCGGGGACTCGTGGTTTAATGGCCAAAAACTCATCCTGCCCGACGGCGCGGGTTACCATTTCCAAATGCAGTACGGCTCCATCGGCTGGGCCACGGGCGCGACCCTCGGGGTAGCTATCGGTGCTGGCCCCGCAAAACGTGTGGTCTCCCTGATCGGCGACGGTTCCTTCCAGCTCACCGCACAGGAAATCTCCACGATGATCCGTTACCAGACTAACCCCATTATTTTCCTGCTGAATAACCGCGGGTACACTATCGAGGTCGAGATCCACGACGGGCCTTATAATAATATTAAGAACTGGAACTATGCCGGACTCGTCGATGTCTTTAATGCCGGGGAAGGTAACGGACTCGGCCTCAAAGCCGCCACCAGTGCCGAACTCACCACGGCCATCGAACGCGCCAAAAAACATGACGGCCTAGTCCTGATTGAATGCGCCCTCGACCGCGATGATTGCACCAAGGAACTCCTCGAATGGGGTAGCCGCGTCGCCTCCGCAAACGCCCGCCCGCCCGTCTAAACTCATTACACCAGTCTCACACCCTCACTCGGCTTCCGGACTCTCCGGCCGAGGTGAGGGTTTTTTCTTACCCCCCCTCGCGCAAATTGCTCCTGACGGCAACGAAGGCTGGCATTCCCCGTATCCTGAAAGGATGCCAATCATATAGCCCGGGGCTGGTTTGAACGGAGAGCCTCCCGATCCGCGGCAAGCGGGCTCGCTCGCCCTGGCTTTTCCCTCCTAGTCTTCCTAGGACGAAATTTACCACGATAAACTCGGGAGAAAAAAAAAGGGGGGGTTCTCGCGAAGGCCGCAAAGTTTTTTTGAATTTCCCTGTGTAGGGCGACGGGCCCCGTTGCCGTATGTCGGATGTCACCCTGAAACTCTGGCCTCTGGCAAGCAGGGCCGCTTGCCCTACAAAATCAGGTAAAACGCGCAAATTGCTCCGGACAGTAACGAAGGCCTGTATCTCCGGCATCCTGAAAGGGTAGTATCAGCGCGTGTGAGGGAAGGGATCGAGATGCGGAGCCTGACACTCCACTCGTCTTTCTCACGATGAACATCATCGGTCATCTTTTCCCCAATTCCTGTTAAGCCAGACAAGCCGGTAGCAAAAGGGGAAGGGAATGAATTAGATGCGGAGCTCAAAATTCTTCACGTTTCTTCGCGGTGAACTCTCCCCTCTCCCCCCCCCCGCTGTAGGGTGACAGAGCCCCGCTGCCGGACACCGAAGGTAACCGTGAAGCTCTCGCTGGCGGCAAGCGGGCTCGCTCGCCCTGCACACTCGCTCGGTCTGGCTTTTCTTCCTTGGTCTTGCGCGTGATGGAATCCTATTTCCTGCGCTACTGCATGGCTACGCCCATTATCATGATGCCGACCATGCCGAGGAGTTCCAGTCCGTTCAGGATAATGCCGATGACGCACGTAGTTTTGGAGAATTCGCTTTTCATGAGGGGGACAATGCCAAAGATAATCCCCAGAAGGTTCACCCCCACTCCCGCAAAAATGCAGAGGCCGATAATCACCATGACCGGGCTTTGGTCATTGGCACCGGAATGATGGGCGACTCCTGCCGCGATCAATAAGGCGAACCACCCCACAAACATCACCCCGCCGATCACCAAGGAGGCCCAGCCCAACGAGGAATTTTTCTTCCCCGGTACATGAGGTGGTGGCACCACCGGAAAGTCTGGGAGGCCAAAAACAGTTTTGGCCGGTTGCCACTCATTCATTCCCTCATGCCATACCATGTCTCGGGCCAGAATTTTCCCGGTAACACGCATTTGGGCAATTTGCTCCTCGGTGAGAGGGCCTAATTGCTGGCCATTTCGGGCGATAAAGTAAGAAATAGGGTTCATAAAACGGTGCTGAAAAGATAAATAACGGGCTTTTACGCTGAGGGAAAGGGAAATTTACTGATTTAACCTAAAGAAGGGGGTGGTATGGTAATATAACCATCTAAATCCGGTTGGTCCTGAATATTTTACTTCTTTGAAACACAAAGGTTGATTTACTGCATGGTTTCTTTTTAGTTCATCATCATGTCCGATGACTCTCATTATTATCCGAAGCACGAGTGTGGAATATTTGGTATTTTTGGTCACCCGGATGCCTCATTAATTACCTATTATGGTCTCTATGCCCTGCAACACCGCGGCCAGGAAAGTGCGGGCATCACGTGTTCCACCGACGGCCAGGAATTTAAGACCGTCAAAGGCATGGGACTGGTTCCCCAGATTTTCGACGAGGACAAACTCAAATCATTAAAGGGTAACCGCGCTATTGGCCATGTACGGTACTCCACCACGGGATCGAGCCATATCATTAATGCCCAACCGATTGTCGTGAATTGCGCCCAAGGCCAGGTCGCTGTCGGGCATAATGGGAACTTGATAAATGCTAATGAACTCCGTGAAGAGCTCGAGGCTAATGGCTCGATATTTCAAACCACCGTGGACAGCGAGATCATCCTCCACCTCATGGCCCAGCCCCGCAGTGTCAGCCATGAGAATTGCCTCATCTACGCTCTGAAAAAAATCCAAGGGGCTTATTCCCTCGTGATCAAAAGCGAGAAAGAAATCATCGGTGTGCGTGACCCCCACGGTTTCCGCCCGCTTTGTATTGGTAAACTAGGGAACTCTTATATCCTTTCCTCGGAAACCTGCGCGCTGGATCTCGTCCAGGCGGAATTCATCCGCGATGTCGAGCCCGGCGAGATCGTCATTATCGATGAGAATGGTTTACGCTCGATCAAACCTTTTGTGCCACCGGAACAAAATGCTTTCTGCATTTTCGAATATGTCTATTTCGCCCGTCCTGACAGTAATATTAATGAAGTCAATGTGAGTACCACCCGTGTCCGGATGGGCATCGAGCTGGCCCGACTCCACCCGGTGGAGGCCGATGTGGTCATCCCCGTGCCCGACTCCGGTAACTACGCGGCCCTCGGTTACTCCGAGCAATCAGGCATTCCCTTTGAACAGGCTTTTGTGCGGAATCACTATGTCGGACGGACATTCATCCAGCCGACCCAGCTCATCCGCGACTTCGGAGTCCGGGTAAAGCTCAATCTCATCAAGGCCTCGGTAAAAGGCAAACGCGTCGTCGTCGTCGATGACTCCATCGTGCGCGGCACCACCGCCCGCGCCCGTGTGGTGAATCTCCGCGAGGCCGGGGCCAAGGAGGTCCACGTCCGCGTGAGTTGCCCTCCCCACCGTTTCCCCTGCCATTACGGTATTGATTTCCCGAACAGCAGCGAGTTACTGGCAAATAAATATACAAACGCGCAAATCGCCGAGTATCTCGGTGCGGATAGTGTCGGTTATCTCGATGTGTCGAGCATGATCCGGGCCACTACCCTCAAGCCAAATAACTTCTGCCTGGCCTGTTTCACCGGGGATTACCCGATCAAATACAATGCCGAAAGTGATAAATTCATCATGGAACGCCGCAAGTTGCGCCCCCCGGTCGAGCTCGTTCCCCTCGAAGAACAAACCCGGTTATTATAATTTCCTATGAGTTCAAAAAAAGCTTATGCCCAAGCGGGCGTCGATGTCGATCTCGGTAATAAAGTCAAATCCGGCCTGGGCAAATTGCTCGCCAAAACCAAACGCCCGGAGGTGCTGGGGAAAGTCGGCGGGTTCGGCGGACTCTTCCGGGCTAGCTTTAAGGGATTTAAAGACCCGGTGCTCGTCGGTAGCGTGGACGGTGTCGGTACAAAACTCAAAATCGCCGTCGATACCGGTAAACACGACACCATCGGCGCCGACCTCGTGAACCATTGTATCAATGACATCGCGGTCCTGGGGGCTGAACCCCTCTTTTTTATGGATTATATCGGCACGGGTAAACTCGAACCAAAAGTCTTCGAGCAAATAGTCTCCGGCCTAGCCAATGCCTGCGCCGCCGCAAATTGCTCCCTGATCGGCGGGGAAACCGCCCAGATGCCCGGTGTGTATCAAGGGAAAGATTATGATCTGGTCGGGTGTATAGTCGGTATCGTCGACCGCGCGAAAATGATCGACGGCACGAAAATCAAGGAAGGCGACATCATTATCGGGCTGGAATCCAGCGGGCTACACACAAACGGTTATTCCCTTGCCCGTAAAATCCTTTTTGACCAGCTCAAACTCAAGCTGACCTCGAAAATCCCCGGCGAAAAAGAACCCTTGGGCAAATTGCTCCTGAGGACACATATTAATTACCTGCCATTCGTCAAAGCCCTCGGCAAAGCCGTCACCATCAAAGGCATGGCCCATATCACCGGCGGGGGTTTGATCGACAATCTGCCGCGTATCCTACCCAAAAATGTGAATGCCTTTATCGACCGCGGATCTTGGAAAATCTCTCCCCTCTACCATTTGCTTTGTGAAAAAGGGAGAGTCTCCGAGGAAGAGCGTTACCAGACATTTAATATGGGGATCGGTTATTGTTTCGTCGTTTCGAGCAAGGATGTCGACAAAACCATGGCTCTCCTGCGCAAATTGCGCGCGAAACCCTCGATCATCGGCCAAATCGAAAAGGGCACCGGGATCGTTCGTATCGTCTAAAAAAACATATCCCTTTGACATTAAAAGTAGGAATAACTACATTATAAGTATGAAAACAACGGCCATTGTCTCCGAAAAAGGTCAGGTCACAATCCCTAAATCCTTACGAGTCCGTTTAGGGATCAAGAATGGCACGATTTTAAACTTTGAAAATGCCGAAGGCAAAATCATCATTTCAAAGAAGGCTACGGGGGATGTTATCGACAAATGGCGAGGTAAAGGGAAATTACCCTTCGGCAACAATACTGACGAATATCTGGAAGTAGTGCGTTATGGTCACCGCCGTTGATTCCTCTGTCCTCATTGATGTTATTTGTGACGATGCAAAGTTTGCGGACAAATCAATCGCCACCATCAAAAAAGCACGCGATGAAGGACAAATAATTATATGCGAATGTGTGCTTGCAGAGATTTCCCCTGCTCTATACCCCACTGATATCGCCTCCTTCCTCTCGACTTGGGATATCGGATTCAAGCCGTCCAGCGAGGAAACAGCCCGTCTTGCGGGAGAGTTTTATACTCTATTCTGTAAACGTAAAAGCAGTGGACACATACTTTCCGATTTTCTCGTCGGAGCCCATGCTATTGTATATGCTGATCGCCTGCTTACAAGGGACAAGGGCTACTACCGTGATTACTTTAAAAAACTCAAAATCCTTGATCCATCAAAACTATCATAATCCATGAAAATCCAACGCGCACTTATTTCCCTCTCTGACAAATCCGGTTTGGCCGACCTCGCCGCCGCCTTACTCAAACACCAAATCGAAATCCTCTCGACAGGCGGGACAGCCAAAGCCCTCCGCGAGGGCGGCCTCAAAGTCAAGGATGTCAGTGAACACACGGGATTCCCCGAAATGATGGACGGCCGTGTCAAAACACTCCACCCGAAAGTCCACGGGGGCTTGCTTTACCTCCGCAACAATGAGGAACATGCCAAACAAGCCCGTGAACACGGTATCCCCCCCATCGACCTCGTCATTGTGAATCTATATCCGTTTGAAAAAACCGTGGCCAAACCAGACTCCACCCTCGAAGAGGCCATCGAGAATATCGATATCGGAGGTCCGTCCATGCTACGCAGCGCGGCCAAGAACCATCATTTTGTGACAGTCGTCAGTGACCCGGCTGATTATCCGCGGTTGATTGAGGAGCTCGATAAACTCGAAGGGGAAACCTCCTATGAATTCAAAAAATATTGTGCCGCAAAAGTTTTTGCGACCACCGCAGCGTACGACGCCGCCATTTCAAACTTTTTCCACGGCGCTTATCATATCCCCTCCCCCCATTTCCACCAGGTCTTGAAAAACCGTAAGCCTCTCCGTTACGGCGAGAATCCCCACCAACAAGCCACCCTTTTCGGTGATTTCGATAAATCCCTCGAACAACTCCACGGCAAGGAACTCTCCTATAATAACATGATCGACATTCAAGCCGCTGCGGAATTAATCGCGGAATTTGAAGATCCCACGGTCGCCATCCTCAAGCATACGAATCCCTGTGGTGTGGGCACCGACCCGAGCAATTTGCGCGCCGCCTGGGACAAGGCATTTGCCACCGATCAACAAGCCCCCTTTGGCGGGATCATCGTGACAAATAAATTACTCACGCTGGATTTGGCACAAGCCATCTCGGAAATTTTTAGCGAGGTCATCATCGCCCCGCAATTTGCCCCGGACGCCCTCGAGCTCCTCCAGAAAAAGAAGAACCTGCGTCTGATGCTCAATAAAATCCCCGAATCCCAGAAATCCGCTCCCGGTCTAGTCATTAGGAGTGTCCTCGGTGGACTACTCGTACAAACCAAGGACACACACAAGACAACCGAAACAGACCTCACGATCGTCACCAAACGCCCGCCGACACCCGAGGAACTCAAAGCCCTGCTCTTTAACTGGAAAGTCGTTAAACATGTGAAGTCAAACGCGATCGTCTATGGGGGCGCCGACCGCACACTGGGCATCGGTGCCGGACAAATGAGCCGGGTGAACTCTTCGCAGATCGCCATCGCGAAATCCAAAGAGTCGGGGCTCTCCCTAAAAGGCTCAGTCATCGCCTCGGACGCCTTTTTCCCCTTCGCCGACGGCCTGATCGCCGCTGCTGAACAAGGGGTCACCGCTGCCATCCAGCCCGGGGGCAGTGTCCGTGATGGAGAAGTCATTAAAGCGGCTGACGAACACAATATCGCCATGGTCTTTACGGGCGTGCGCCATTTCCGACATTAGTATCGGGGAAGAGTATCTCGATAGAAAAAGTTTTTTACGTGCAAAAAATAACTTGTCTGCTATTTTCAATAAGTTTTGAAACTTTTGAAAGATTTAACAGATGAGTGACATTCCAGAGACTAAAAGAAAATTTATCACAAGCTGGGGGGAAATGGGCACATGCTGGGGGATCAACCGGACGATGGCCCAGATTCACGCTCTGATGATGGTGTCGAATGAACCCCTGAGCACCGACCAGATCATGGGCGAGCTCCAGATCAGTCGCGGTAATGCCAATATGAACCTCCGTGACCTCATCAGCTGGGGGCTCATCCGCCGTGAAGTAAAAATCGGCGACAGGAAAGAATATTTTGTCGGCGAAAAGGATGTCTGGAAGATGTTCTGCACGATTGTCCGCGAGCGTAAAAAGCGGGAAATCGAGCCTGTCATCAAAGCCTTGCAGGATTGTATCGACGACGTGAAGGAAAGTGAGACGACCGGTATCGATAAAAAGCTGCTGGACGAGAAACTCCACGAGCTTTTAGATTTTGTACAAACCGCCGATGTACTCATGGAAAAAATATCCAGACAGGAAAAGAATAAGATTTTCCCCCAAATCCTTAAACTTCTTAAATAACATGTTTAAAAATCTCACCCTCCCCGCAGCACTTATTTTGTGCCTGATCACATCCCAACGGATCCATGCAGAGCCACCGACGACAAATATTAATACTGCCATTACAGCTAATACGGGCACGGTGAATCCCTATATTAAATACGTTTACGACACTATCCGACCGAACCGGAAATTTGAAATGCCGACCGCTTATACCGCTACCCTCGTCCTGAGGAGGAACGGACAAATGGAAGTCCAAAAAATCTCCGTCAACGGCCCCCTCTGGAGAGCGGATCAAATCCTCGACAAAGGTGAAGTGCTCACATTGGTCATGAGGGATGATGTACAAAGTGGCTTCGCCACAAAAACCGGGGTCAAAGGATACTCCCAGATCGATTACAGTAACCAATCAACAAAAAACCCGGTAAAACGCCTGCTCCTGCCCCTTTACTCCGAAAATAAATTTAAAATCAATGAGGGCACTGTCGAATTCATCGGAGAAACCGTCACGGAAAAGCTCGAGCTCGACACAAAAGCCGGAAAAGCAAATCTCTGGGTGAATCGCGCAACATGGACCCCAGTCAGACTGGGCAGTGAGGATGGCTCCATGATCATTGATTTTGCCGATTTCAAACTCC
Above is a window of Verrucomicrobiota bacterium DNA encoding:
- a CDS encoding NAD-dependent malic enzyme, whose amino-acid sequence is MTQTQIPTGYSLLHDSRYNKGSAFTQAERDALGLNGLLPDAVQSIDVQIARVHAQLEVMPGDLQKYLFLSDLQSRNQTLYYAVLMSDPARFMPLVYTPTVGEACQKFDHFFRGTRGLYLPITAKGKIRELIKNWPEPDVRFIVVTDGERILGLGDLGVGGMGIPIGKLALYTACSGVPPQLSLPITLDVGTNNHALLEDPLYLGLKHERIRGADYDAFIDEFVSAVQELFPKCCIQWEDFANFNAYPILNRYRDKICTYNDDIQGTAAVALAGIYGATRISKEKLSDQRILFLGGGAAATGIAELISEAMALEGLSMDEARKRNWLFDVHGLITKDRTDLTDFQKPFSHDHPAITNFVAAIEAIKPTTIIGVSTVPKLFNQAVIEAMSRINARPIIFPYSNPTSRSECTAEEAYSWSKGQAIFASGSPFDPVQYGGKTFIPGQGNNVYIFPAIGLAVLATESKRVTQKMFIRAAQAVAEQVSEEQLASGLIYPHQSHIFEASLHAAVRVAELIYDSDLAGVPRPKDVSAQVRSYAYSPVYPSYV
- a CDS encoding thiamine pyrophosphate-binding protein; this encodes MTTPQTTTLGAYLATRLSQAGMKDFFGVPGDFNLVLLDELLKEPDLRMIGCCNELNAGYAADGYARVRGLSMVVVTYMVGGLSVMNATAGSYSDDLPVLVVSGGPNTNDAPAHHLLHHTIGEYELYQASKCFEPVVRKTFVIRHLDDATRMIDEAITLCLRDKKPVYLEIPCNIANAKVPAPGPLVFPPSAVTTDPASLQAAVDAAVSHLENTVKPVLIAGVKLASQEAMTSFAKLADALACAVAVMPNAKGLFPESHSGFIGTYWGEVSSPDCAEVVESSDCQIFAGPIFNDYTTTGWTTLINHKKSIQIGPDFVIVAGAPFHNVRLNDFLAALASRTPKKEASLQAYTRLHEAPPATTLAATDAPLSLRELRHHVQDLINGDSHLVIETGDSWFNGQKLILPDGAGYHFQMQYGSIGWATGATLGVAIGAGPAKRVVSLIGDGSFQLTAQEISTMIRYQTNPIIFLLNNRGYTIEVEIHDGPYNNIKNWNYAGLVDVFNAGEGNGLGLKAATSAELTTAIERAKKHDGLVLIECALDRDDCTKELLEWGSRVASANARPPV
- a CDS encoding DUF4339 domain-containing protein, whose product is MNPISYFIARNGQQLGPLTEEQIAQMRVTGKILARDMVWHEGMNEWQPAKTVFGLPDFPVVPPPHVPGKKNSSLGWASLVIGGVMFVGWFALLIAAGVAHHSGANDQSPVMVIIGLCIFAGVGVNLLGIIFGIVPLMKSEFSKTTCVIGIILNGLELLGMVGIMIMGVAMQ
- the purF gene encoding amidophosphoribosyltransferase, with product MSDDSHYYPKHECGIFGIFGHPDASLITYYGLYALQHRGQESAGITCSTDGQEFKTVKGMGLVPQIFDEDKLKSLKGNRAIGHVRYSTTGSSHIINAQPIVVNCAQGQVAVGHNGNLINANELREELEANGSIFQTTVDSEIILHLMAQPRSVSHENCLIYALKKIQGAYSLVIKSEKEIIGVRDPHGFRPLCIGKLGNSYILSSETCALDLVQAEFIRDVEPGEIVIIDENGLRSIKPFVPPEQNAFCIFEYVYFARPDSNINEVNVSTTRVRMGIELARLHPVEADVVIPVPDSGNYAALGYSEQSGIPFEQAFVRNHYVGRTFIQPTQLIRDFGVRVKLNLIKASVKGKRVVVVDDSIVRGTTARARVVNLREAGAKEVHVRVSCPPHRFPCHYGIDFPNSSELLANKYTNAQIAEYLGADSVGYLDVSSMIRATTLKPNNFCLACFTGDYPIKYNAESDKFIMERRKLRPPVELVPLEEQTRLL
- the purM gene encoding phosphoribosylformylglycinamidine cyclo-ligase yields the protein MSSKKAYAQAGVDVDLGNKVKSGLGKLLAKTKRPEVLGKVGGFGGLFRASFKGFKDPVLVGSVDGVGTKLKIAVDTGKHDTIGADLVNHCINDIAVLGAEPLFFMDYIGTGKLEPKVFEQIVSGLANACAAANCSLIGGETAQMPGVYQGKDYDLVGCIVGIVDRAKMIDGTKIKEGDIIIGLESSGLHTNGYSLARKILFDQLKLKLTSKIPGEKEPLGKLLLRTHINYLPFVKALGKAVTIKGMAHITGGGLIDNLPRILPKNVNAFIDRGSWKISPLYHLLCEKGRVSEEERYQTFNMGIGYCFVVSSKDVDKTMALLRKLRAKPSIIGQIEKGTGIVRIV
- a CDS encoding AbrB/MazE/SpoVT family DNA-binding domain-containing protein; the protein is MKTTAIVSEKGQVTIPKSLRVRLGIKNGTILNFENAEGKIIISKKATGDVIDKWRGKGKLPFGNNTDEYLEVVRYGHRR
- a CDS encoding type II toxin-antitoxin system VapC family toxin: MVTAVDSSVLIDVICDDAKFADKSIATIKKARDEGQIIICECVLAEISPALYPTDIASFLSTWDIGFKPSSEETARLAGEFYTLFCKRKSSGHILSDFLVGAHAIVYADRLLTRDKGYYRDYFKKLKILDPSKLS
- the purH gene encoding bifunctional phosphoribosylaminoimidazolecarboxamide formyltransferase/IMP cyclohydrolase — encoded protein: MKIQRALISLSDKSGLADLAAALLKHQIEILSTGGTAKALREGGLKVKDVSEHTGFPEMMDGRVKTLHPKVHGGLLYLRNNEEHAKQAREHGIPPIDLVIVNLYPFEKTVAKPDSTLEEAIENIDIGGPSMLRSAAKNHHFVTVVSDPADYPRLIEELDKLEGETSYEFKKYCAAKVFATTAAYDAAISNFFHGAYHIPSPHFHQVLKNRKPLRYGENPHQQATLFGDFDKSLEQLHGKELSYNNMIDIQAAAELIAEFEDPTVAILKHTNPCGVGTDPSNLRAAWDKAFATDQQAPFGGIIVTNKLLTLDLAQAISEIFSEVIIAPQFAPDALELLQKKKNLRLMLNKIPESQKSAPGLVIRSVLGGLLVQTKDTHKTTETDLTIVTKRPPTPEELKALLFNWKVVKHVKSNAIVYGGADRTLGIGAGQMSRVNSSQIAIAKSKESGLSLKGSVIASDAFFPFADGLIAAAEQGVTAAIQPGGSVRDGEVIKAADEHNIAMVFTGVRHFRH
- a CDS encoding transcriptional regulator; this translates as MSDIPETKRKFITSWGEMGTCWGINRTMAQIHALMMVSNEPLSTDQIMGELQISRGNANMNLRDLISWGLIRREVKIGDRKEYFVGEKDVWKMFCTIVRERKKREIEPVIKALQDCIDDVKESETTGIDKKLLDEKLHELLDFVQTADVLMEKISRQEKNKIFPQILKLLK